In the Balearica regulorum gibbericeps isolate bBalReg1 chromosome 3, bBalReg1.pri, whole genome shotgun sequence genome, agcttgttttcattttcatgataGTAACCCTTCTGCATAGTAAAAAAAGACATCACACAATATACACAGATCCATATTTACAGAATAAATGGCAAAGAGCAAATTAGATACAGTGACATATATGTCCAAGCATTAACAAACGATCCCTTGTGTGGATTCAGGGGTTATTCACAGTTTGTTTAAGCATGTCCTTTTCTCTGCACATGGGTTCTCTTGTTTTGCAAATGAGAGCCAGCAGGATGCCTCACTGTAAGAAGCAGATGCTTGTTCTCCCTTAAACCATGGTCATGACCTTCAGAGAGGCAGGTTGGAATCTCCTAATCTTCTTCTTTAGTGCCTTTGAAGCTTTGATGCGACAGATTTTGGGCACTGGGGGAAGAGGCTTGGAAGAGGCCTGGACAGTCCCCGATTGTCTGACTGAACCTTCAGGCCAAATCAGCTCACTTTCATCCCCCTCATCGTAGTCAAGggcaaggctgctgctgttactgctgcCATCCGAATCGCTTTCACTGGATTCACTGTCCCCGAAACGGTTAGTCGTGAAATCACTGACCTCTCCTTCGCTGGTCTCTGCGATGGTGGAGTGAAAGAGTGAAGCGCACTCTGCAGAGTATTCAGAGTGGTCTGACTCGCTTTTGGCGTAAACTCCATGGCGCTGACTCTTGGAGCGAGCCCTCATACTGACAGTGCGCAGGACACCAGCTCTCCTTGCTGGCAGCCTTGGCGCTCCGAGGCCAAAGCTACTAGAGAGGCTGGCCAGGTGGGCCTTGGCAGAGATCTCCACTGTGGACTGCCACTTGCGCTGCTTCTTCTTGTTGGCTGTGTCTACGCAAGCTGCTTCGAGGGAATACAGTGCGTTGGCAGAGGCTCTGTAGGGCTCTGGCCTGGATGGCATGGTGGGGAGCCTGACCTGCACAGGGAACAGGCTAGACTCGGAGCATGACCTGCCGGTTGCGTCACCAGAATACGAAGGTCTCCGCACGAGGCTCTTTGTTCCGTGTGGTCTTTGGGGCTGATTCCACTCAGCAGGCAGTCTGGCAGCTCCATGGACCCCTCTCACCTTCTCCATGCAGAAGGCCTGCTTCCCAGGCCGTAGCACCTTTTCACTATTCCTCCTCTTTACCTTCACTGCCTTTGTTTTGGAGCTGGCAAACTTGACCCGGACTTGGTGGGATTCTGCAGGGACAAACTGAGCATGAACGAACTCACTCCATGCCACTCTCTCGTGACCCCCAGCATTAGCCAATTTCGCATTGCCACACCTTTTGAGGGGCAGCTTTCTGGGTGGGATGGCTTTAGCATTCCAGGTGCCTGGACTGGAGTCCTCCTGGCACAGCTGCGAGCCGGATGAACTGCGCTCCACGCTGCTCTCCGTTGCTTCTGCCAGAGGAGAGCCCCTTGCTGCTGACTTGGCAGGATAACAACTATTCACAGCTGATGGCTCTGTGTCAGGCCGAGTGGATGGCTGCTCTTCATTCACACAGCGCATGGTCTCCTGCTGCTTGGCACATTCCCCCTCCGGCacctctctctgcagcttcccttCAGCTTTGTTACTTTCCAGAGA is a window encoding:
- the DACT2 gene encoding dapper homolog 2 isoform X2 codes for the protein MLLGAPRAGGWDRSRVGERLQAALAGLQELQVLREKQRELVRAALAMPQRPAAGGEQLLSAHSKEHRLEATLTALKEQLSRLRRQDVGLKSHLDQLDQRISELKLDVSKTSSEYLDSDSRPSSGFYELSDGGSCSLSNSCTSVYSESISSSHTSLLPGSQHPKARLSVFYYRPKSADETTVHTTSFQQQGTYVSDGCRATASTDISGTPARSRPRPVSTGDLERLIPADARFQKEADPNCMLPLCHAGDMHLLSVDPKFQNDLVSQNGIDVYPYPSPLHAVALQSPLFSLVGTSPEADLQAPPSKPMPSATGPSLIRTRPTTEAKPGGYINKLLQLTRCKGNNRADASEWVSTKSQPATMHQRLIITPSTGGVKINSSSSQLEKQVSSLESNKAEGKLQREVPEGECAKQQETMRCVNEEQPSTRPDTEPSAVNSCYPAKSAARGSPLAEATESSVERSSSGSQLCQEDSSPGTWNAKAIPPRKLPLKRCGNAKLANAGGHERVAWSEFVHAQFVPAESHQVRVKFASSKTKAVKVKRRNSEKVLRPGKQAFCMEKVRGVHGAARLPAEWNQPQRPHGTKSLVRRPSYSGDATGRSCSESSLFPVQVRLPTMPSRPEPYRASANALYSLEAACVDTANKKKQRKWQSTVEISAKAHLASLSSSFGLGAPRLPARRAGVLRTVSMRARSKSQRHGVYAKSESDHSEYSAECASLFHSTIAETSEGEVSDFTTNRFGDSESSESDSDGSSNSSSLALDYDEGDESELIWPEGSVRQSGTVQASSKPLPPVPKICRIKASKALKKKIRRFQPASLKVMTMV
- the DACT2 gene encoding dapper homolog 2 isoform X1, yielding MYLACERSALNCSSRLNRRSKDTQSEIRINRSRLRRQDVGLKSHLDQLDQRISELKLDVSKTSSEYLDSDSRPSSGFYELSDGGSCSLSNSCTSVYSESISSSHTSLLPGSQHPKARLSVFYYRPKSADETTVHTTSFQQQGTYVSDGCRATASTDISGTPARSRPRPVSTGDLERLIPADARFQKEADPNCMLPLCHAGDMHLLSVDPKFQNDLVSQNGIDVYPYPSPLHAVALQSPLFSLVGTSPEADLQAPPSKPMPSATGPSLIRTRPTTEAKPGGYINKLLQLTRCKGNNRADASEWVSTKSQPATMHQRLIITPSTGGVKINSSSSQLEKQVSSLESNKAEGKLQREVPEGECAKQQETMRCVNEEQPSTRPDTEPSAVNSCYPAKSAARGSPLAEATESSVERSSSGSQLCQEDSSPGTWNAKAIPPRKLPLKRCGNAKLANAGGHERVAWSEFVHAQFVPAESHQVRVKFASSKTKAVKVKRRNSEKVLRPGKQAFCMEKVRGVHGAARLPAEWNQPQRPHGTKSLVRRPSYSGDATGRSCSESSLFPVQVRLPTMPSRPEPYRASANALYSLEAACVDTANKKKQRKWQSTVEISAKAHLASLSSSFGLGAPRLPARRAGVLRTVSMRARSKSQRHGVYAKSESDHSEYSAECASLFHSTIAETSEGEVSDFTTNRFGDSESSESDSDGSSNSSSLALDYDEGDESELIWPEGSVRQSGTVQASSKPLPPVPKICRIKASKALKKKIRRFQPASLKVMTMV